A genomic window from Archocentrus centrarchus isolate MPI-CPG fArcCen1 chromosome 2, fArcCen1, whole genome shotgun sequence includes:
- the LOC115790910 gene encoding sodium/potassium-transporting ATPase subunit alpha-1-like isoform X2 produces MEELKKEVDLDDHRLTLEELTRKYGTDLTRGLSSSRAKEILARDGPNALTPPPTTPEWVKFCKQLFGGFSMLLWIGAVLCFLAYSIQAAAEDEPANDNLYLGIVLSAVVIITGCFSYYQEAKSSKIMESFKNLVPQQALVIRDGEKKSISAEEVVLGDLVEVKGGDRIPADLRIISAHGCKVDNSSLTGESEPQTRSPDFSNENPLETRNIAFFSTNCVEGTARGIVINTGDNTVMGRIATLASSLEGGKTPIAIEIEHFIHIITGVAVFLGVTFFILSLILGYGWLEAVIFLIGIIVANVPEGLLATVTVCLTLTAKRMAKKNCLVKNLEAVETLGSTSTICSDKTGTLTQNRMTVAHMWFDNQIHEADTTENQSGTSFDRSSPTWAALSRIAGLCNRAVFLAEQTNIPILKRDVAGDASEAALLKCIELCCGSVMDMRQKYPKIAEIPFNSTNKYQLSIHKNTTPGETKHLLVMKGAPERILDRCSTIMIQGKEQPLDDELKDAFSNAYVELGGLGERVLGFCLYHLPDDQFPEGFAFDTDEVNFPTENLCFIGLMAMIDPPRAAVPDAVGKCRSAGIKVIMVTGDHPITAKAIAKSVGIISEGNETVEDIAARLNVPVSEVNPRDAKACVVHGGELKEMTPQLLDDLLQHHTEIVFARTSPQQKLIIVEGCQRQGAIVAVTGDGVNDSPALKKADIGVAMGIAGSDVSKQAADMILLDDNFASIVTGVEEGRLIFDNLKKSIAYTLTSNIPEISPFLLFIIANIPLPLGTVTILCIDLGTDMVPAISLAYEKAESDIMKRQPRNPKTDKLVNERLISMSYGQIGMMQATAGFFTYFVILAENGFLPLDLLGLRVHWDNRYFNDLEDSYGQEWTYESRKIVEFTCHTAFFTSIVVVQWADLIICKTRRNSIVQQGMTNRILIFGLFEETALAAFLSYCPGMDVALRMYPMKPMWWFCAFPYSLLIFIYDEVRRYILRINPGGWVEKETYY; encoded by the exons GGTCTTTCCTCCTCCAGAGCAAAAGAGATCCTGGCTCGAGATGGCCCCAACGCCCTCACTCCTCCTCCCACGACGCCTGAATGGGTCAAGTTCTGCAAACAG CTGTTTGGTGGTTTCTCCATGCTGTTGTGGATCGGCGCCGTGCTCTGCTTCTTGGCTTACAGTATCCAGGCTGCTGCAGAAGATGAACCAGCAAATGATAAT TTGTACCTAGGTATTGTGCTTTCTGCTGTTGTCATCATCACTGGTTGCTTCTCCTACTACCAAGAGGCCAAGAGCTCCAAGATCATGGAGTCCTTCAAGAACCTGGTCCCACAG CAAGCCCTGGTTATCCGTGATGGCGAGAAGAAGAGCATTAGTGCTGAGGAAGTGGTGCTTGGAGATTTAGTGGAGGTGAAAGGAGGAGACAGGATCCCTGCTGATTTGAGAATCATCTCTGCTCATGGCTGCAAG GTGGACAACTCCTCCCTGACTGGTGAGTCAGAGCCCCAGACTCgttctccagacttctccaATGAAAACCCACTGGAAACCAGGAACATTGCTTTCTTCTCCACCAACTGTGTAGAAG GTACAGCCAGAGGAATCGTCATCAACACTGGAGATAATACTGTCATGGGCCGTATCGCCACCCTTGCTTCCAGTTTGGAAGGTGGCAAAACTCCCATTGCTATCGAGATTGAGCATTTTATCCACATCATCACTGGAGTGGCCGTCTTCCTGGGTGTTACTTTCTTCATCCTCTCTCTCATCCTCGGCTACGGCTGGCTGGAGGCTGTCATCTTCCTGATTGGTATCATTGTCGCCAATGTGCCAGAAGGTCTCCTGGCTACCGTCACT GTGTGTCTGACCCTGACTGCTAAGCGTATGGCCAAGAAGAACTGCCTGGTGAAGAACTTGGAAGCTGTCGAGACTCTGGgctccacctccaccatctGCTCAGACAAAACTGGCACCCTGACCCAGAACAGAATGACCGTAGCCCACATGTGGTTTGATAATCAGATCCATGAGGCCGACACCACTGAGAACCAGAGCGGTACCTCTTTTGACAGGAGCTCACCCACCTGGGCTGCTCTGTCTAGAATCGCCGGACTCTGCAACCGTGCCGTCTTCCTGGCTGAGCAGACCAACATTCCCATTCTGAAG AGAGATGTCGCTGGTGATGCCTCAGAAGCTGCCTTGCTGAAGTGCATTGAGCTGTGCTGTGGATCTGTTATGGATATGAGACAAAAATACCCAAAGATTGCTGAGATCCCCTTTAATTCCACAAACAAATACCAG CTCTCcatacataaaaacacaaccCCTGGGGAAACCAAGCATCTGCTGGTGATGAAAGGAGCTCCAGAGAGGATTTTGGACCGCTGCTCCACCATCATGATCCAGGGCAAAGAGCAGCCTCTGGATGATGAGCTAAAAGATGCTTTCAGTAATGCCTATGTTGAGTTGGGAGGCCTTGGAGAGAGAGTACTGG GTTTCTGCCTTTATCACTTGCCTGATGACCAGTTCCCAGAAGGCTTTGCTTTTGACACTGATGAGGTGAACTTCCCCACTGAGAACTTGTGCTTCATTGGCCTCATGGCTATGATTGACCCTCCTCGTGCTGCTGTGCCTGATGCTGTTGGTAAATGCAGGAGTGCAGGAATCAAG GTCATCATGGTCACAGGTGACCATCCAATAACAGCCAAGGCGATTGCTAAAAGTGTGGGTATCATCTCTGAAGGCAATGAGACTGTTGAAGACATTGCTGCCCGCCTGAATGTTCCAGTTTCAGAGgtcaaccccag GGATGCTAAGGCCTGCGTTGTCCACGGTGGTGAGCTGAAAGAGATGACTCCACAGCTGCTTGACGATTTGCTGCAGCATCACACAGAAATTGTATTTGCCAGGACCTCCCCGCAGCAGAAACTGATCATCGTGGAAGGATGCCAGAGACAG GGCGCCATTGTGGCCGTGACAGGTGACGGTGTGAACGACTCTCCAGCTCTGAAGAAAGCTGACATTGGCGTCGCCATGGGGATCGCTGGTTCTGATGTCTCCAAGCAGGCCGCCGACATGATCCTGCTGGACGATAACTTTGCCTCCATTGTAACTGGAGTGGAAGAAG GCCGTCTGATCTTTGATAACTTGAAGAAGTCCATCGCTTACACTCTGACCAGCAACATCCCCGAGATCTCacccttcctcctcttcatcatcgcCAACATCCCTCTGCCCCTCGGAACCGTCACCATCCTCTGTATTGATCTGGGAACTGACATG GTCCCCGCCATCTCCCTGGCTTACGAGAAGGCTGAGAGCGACATAATGAAGAGACAGCCTAGAAACCCGAAAACAGACAAGCTGGTGAATGAGAGGCTCATCAGTATGTCCTATGGACAAATTG GTATGATGCAGGCCACAGCTGGCTTCTTCACGTATTTTGTCATCCTGGCTGAAAATGGTTTCCTCCCCTTGGACCTGTTGGGACTCAGAGTGCACTGGGATAACAGATATTTCAATGATCTGGAAGACAGCTATGGACAGGAGTGG ACGTACGAAAGCAGAAAGATTGTAGAGTTCACCTGCCACACAGCTTTCTTCACCAGTATTGTGGTTGTCCAGTGGGCTGATCTGATCATCTGTAAGACCAGGAGGAACTCTATTGTGCAGCAAGGAATGAC AAACCGCATCCTCATCTTTGGGCTCTTTGAGGAGACGGCTCTTGCTGCCTTCCTATCATACTGCCCGGGCATGGATGTTGCCCTCAGAATGTACCCCATGAA GCCAATGTGGTGGTTCTGTGCCTTCCCCTActccctcctcatcttcattTATGATGAAGTCAGAAGATATATCCTCAGAATCAACCCAGGAG
- the LOC115790910 gene encoding sodium/potassium-transporting ATPase subunit alpha-1-like isoform X1 has product MGLGGGKDDYKPAATSEHGAKKSKKPRKKDMEELKKEVDLDDHRLTLEELTRKYGTDLTRGLSSSRAKEILARDGPNALTPPPTTPEWVKFCKQLFGGFSMLLWIGAVLCFLAYSIQAAAEDEPANDNLYLGIVLSAVVIITGCFSYYQEAKSSKIMESFKNLVPQQALVIRDGEKKSISAEEVVLGDLVEVKGGDRIPADLRIISAHGCKVDNSSLTGESEPQTRSPDFSNENPLETRNIAFFSTNCVEGTARGIVINTGDNTVMGRIATLASSLEGGKTPIAIEIEHFIHIITGVAVFLGVTFFILSLILGYGWLEAVIFLIGIIVANVPEGLLATVTVCLTLTAKRMAKKNCLVKNLEAVETLGSTSTICSDKTGTLTQNRMTVAHMWFDNQIHEADTTENQSGTSFDRSSPTWAALSRIAGLCNRAVFLAEQTNIPILKRDVAGDASEAALLKCIELCCGSVMDMRQKYPKIAEIPFNSTNKYQLSIHKNTTPGETKHLLVMKGAPERILDRCSTIMIQGKEQPLDDELKDAFSNAYVELGGLGERVLGFCLYHLPDDQFPEGFAFDTDEVNFPTENLCFIGLMAMIDPPRAAVPDAVGKCRSAGIKVIMVTGDHPITAKAIAKSVGIISEGNETVEDIAARLNVPVSEVNPRDAKACVVHGGELKEMTPQLLDDLLQHHTEIVFARTSPQQKLIIVEGCQRQGAIVAVTGDGVNDSPALKKADIGVAMGIAGSDVSKQAADMILLDDNFASIVTGVEEGRLIFDNLKKSIAYTLTSNIPEISPFLLFIIANIPLPLGTVTILCIDLGTDMVPAISLAYEKAESDIMKRQPRNPKTDKLVNERLISMSYGQIGMMQATAGFFTYFVILAENGFLPLDLLGLRVHWDNRYFNDLEDSYGQEWTYESRKIVEFTCHTAFFTSIVVVQWADLIICKTRRNSIVQQGMTNRILIFGLFEETALAAFLSYCPGMDVALRMYPMKPMWWFCAFPYSLLIFIYDEVRRYILRINPGGWVEKETYY; this is encoded by the exons GGTCTTTCCTCCTCCAGAGCAAAAGAGATCCTGGCTCGAGATGGCCCCAACGCCCTCACTCCTCCTCCCACGACGCCTGAATGGGTCAAGTTCTGCAAACAG CTGTTTGGTGGTTTCTCCATGCTGTTGTGGATCGGCGCCGTGCTCTGCTTCTTGGCTTACAGTATCCAGGCTGCTGCAGAAGATGAACCAGCAAATGATAAT TTGTACCTAGGTATTGTGCTTTCTGCTGTTGTCATCATCACTGGTTGCTTCTCCTACTACCAAGAGGCCAAGAGCTCCAAGATCATGGAGTCCTTCAAGAACCTGGTCCCACAG CAAGCCCTGGTTATCCGTGATGGCGAGAAGAAGAGCATTAGTGCTGAGGAAGTGGTGCTTGGAGATTTAGTGGAGGTGAAAGGAGGAGACAGGATCCCTGCTGATTTGAGAATCATCTCTGCTCATGGCTGCAAG GTGGACAACTCCTCCCTGACTGGTGAGTCAGAGCCCCAGACTCgttctccagacttctccaATGAAAACCCACTGGAAACCAGGAACATTGCTTTCTTCTCCACCAACTGTGTAGAAG GTACAGCCAGAGGAATCGTCATCAACACTGGAGATAATACTGTCATGGGCCGTATCGCCACCCTTGCTTCCAGTTTGGAAGGTGGCAAAACTCCCATTGCTATCGAGATTGAGCATTTTATCCACATCATCACTGGAGTGGCCGTCTTCCTGGGTGTTACTTTCTTCATCCTCTCTCTCATCCTCGGCTACGGCTGGCTGGAGGCTGTCATCTTCCTGATTGGTATCATTGTCGCCAATGTGCCAGAAGGTCTCCTGGCTACCGTCACT GTGTGTCTGACCCTGACTGCTAAGCGTATGGCCAAGAAGAACTGCCTGGTGAAGAACTTGGAAGCTGTCGAGACTCTGGgctccacctccaccatctGCTCAGACAAAACTGGCACCCTGACCCAGAACAGAATGACCGTAGCCCACATGTGGTTTGATAATCAGATCCATGAGGCCGACACCACTGAGAACCAGAGCGGTACCTCTTTTGACAGGAGCTCACCCACCTGGGCTGCTCTGTCTAGAATCGCCGGACTCTGCAACCGTGCCGTCTTCCTGGCTGAGCAGACCAACATTCCCATTCTGAAG AGAGATGTCGCTGGTGATGCCTCAGAAGCTGCCTTGCTGAAGTGCATTGAGCTGTGCTGTGGATCTGTTATGGATATGAGACAAAAATACCCAAAGATTGCTGAGATCCCCTTTAATTCCACAAACAAATACCAG CTCTCcatacataaaaacacaaccCCTGGGGAAACCAAGCATCTGCTGGTGATGAAAGGAGCTCCAGAGAGGATTTTGGACCGCTGCTCCACCATCATGATCCAGGGCAAAGAGCAGCCTCTGGATGATGAGCTAAAAGATGCTTTCAGTAATGCCTATGTTGAGTTGGGAGGCCTTGGAGAGAGAGTACTGG GTTTCTGCCTTTATCACTTGCCTGATGACCAGTTCCCAGAAGGCTTTGCTTTTGACACTGATGAGGTGAACTTCCCCACTGAGAACTTGTGCTTCATTGGCCTCATGGCTATGATTGACCCTCCTCGTGCTGCTGTGCCTGATGCTGTTGGTAAATGCAGGAGTGCAGGAATCAAG GTCATCATGGTCACAGGTGACCATCCAATAACAGCCAAGGCGATTGCTAAAAGTGTGGGTATCATCTCTGAAGGCAATGAGACTGTTGAAGACATTGCTGCCCGCCTGAATGTTCCAGTTTCAGAGgtcaaccccag GGATGCTAAGGCCTGCGTTGTCCACGGTGGTGAGCTGAAAGAGATGACTCCACAGCTGCTTGACGATTTGCTGCAGCATCACACAGAAATTGTATTTGCCAGGACCTCCCCGCAGCAGAAACTGATCATCGTGGAAGGATGCCAGAGACAG GGCGCCATTGTGGCCGTGACAGGTGACGGTGTGAACGACTCTCCAGCTCTGAAGAAAGCTGACATTGGCGTCGCCATGGGGATCGCTGGTTCTGATGTCTCCAAGCAGGCCGCCGACATGATCCTGCTGGACGATAACTTTGCCTCCATTGTAACTGGAGTGGAAGAAG GCCGTCTGATCTTTGATAACTTGAAGAAGTCCATCGCTTACACTCTGACCAGCAACATCCCCGAGATCTCacccttcctcctcttcatcatcgcCAACATCCCTCTGCCCCTCGGAACCGTCACCATCCTCTGTATTGATCTGGGAACTGACATG GTCCCCGCCATCTCCCTGGCTTACGAGAAGGCTGAGAGCGACATAATGAAGAGACAGCCTAGAAACCCGAAAACAGACAAGCTGGTGAATGAGAGGCTCATCAGTATGTCCTATGGACAAATTG GTATGATGCAGGCCACAGCTGGCTTCTTCACGTATTTTGTCATCCTGGCTGAAAATGGTTTCCTCCCCTTGGACCTGTTGGGACTCAGAGTGCACTGGGATAACAGATATTTCAATGATCTGGAAGACAGCTATGGACAGGAGTGG ACGTACGAAAGCAGAAAGATTGTAGAGTTCACCTGCCACACAGCTTTCTTCACCAGTATTGTGGTTGTCCAGTGGGCTGATCTGATCATCTGTAAGACCAGGAGGAACTCTATTGTGCAGCAAGGAATGAC AAACCGCATCCTCATCTTTGGGCTCTTTGAGGAGACGGCTCTTGCTGCCTTCCTATCATACTGCCCGGGCATGGATGTTGCCCTCAGAATGTACCCCATGAA GCCAATGTGGTGGTTCTGTGCCTTCCCCTActccctcctcatcttcattTATGATGAAGTCAGAAGATATATCCTCAGAATCAACCCAGGAG